The sequence TTTTATGAGTTCCATATTAATTCATACAAAGGTTTCCTGACTCAACTAGCTAGGGTCATGCGAAACTTCTagtttttggtaaacaataattATTGGAAGACTAGATCACAATTCAGCAGATTAAAAGTAATACAATGACAGTTTTTCTAAATCTGTAACGTGCTAAAGCTGCACAAAAATCTGAGTACTTTAAATTTCATGTCGAAATATTGGTATATTATTTATAATAAGAAGTTTCAAATAATACTACAGAAAAAACTTTAACGATGCCTTTTCTCATAAATTATTCTTTCGGTCAGTTTTCTAATACTTGAAAAAGCATTTAAtcatatcttttagagttcaaTTGATATCCATAAACTTGTCATTGTAGGGCTATAGTCATAGTCATCTCACAGTTAGAgtcgccatgttattttaccaattacttgactttcaatcaacaaatTATAATGATATCGGttgcaatatctttgcttcgactctaagaagcaatatcgcaaaaaagtagttcgaaaattgttcaacacTGCTGTTATAGaggcgcgaaaactcgaagcgaatgctcctaatttcatcttactcttcaagtcaatctatcaaacagagacaacagatctcactctaactaatggttttcgtatatgagatggctattggagctgagatgaatggaggTACTGTTACCCTACATCATTTTTGTACAAGTAACAGGGCACTAGCtgtttttaaaaaaacattCTTGAGTCGGACTAGTCTATATACgggtaaaatgattggtttgccTTACTGAAAACGAGTACAAAGTTTCTTCAAATTCGGAGCAAGTTGAACTTGGTTTTAGCACTTTTTTTGCTATTGATTACTGGAATTGCTCGACTGCAACCTTATTTATCAGACTTTGTTCGTCCTTCAAGCACTGGGTTGCGGTTGACAGTTAATCATAATAGCTTGAACTTCTCATGTCGTAAAACTGTGTTTGAAAAGTCACAGACAGCAgtgtaccaaagtaccaaagtacaatAAAAAGTCTCCCCTGTAACCTTATcatggtacagaacgattttatttttgttcttgTAAGAAAAGTTGTAAATATTCAACATCATTTAGTTCCCAGAACAATATAAAACCAAACCTATGTCCAACATTACTGTATTGGTATCAATTAGATGAAACGTTAATGCAACGAATTCTTTCCACTGATTTGTACCCGCAgatagagaaaaaaatttaaattggcaGAACGAACTGACAATCAATCTActttaatttattcaatataaaatCAATGATCACTTTTATATGCATTGCCACCGACATACATTGTTCATTCATCACTAACTGTTCTGTTTATGGTACAAGAACTCTTAGAAAATCTCCAATCTCAAAACTGTATCACCCTTCGAATTATACCGTCAATAGAAAAATGCATACTGCTAAATCACATCCAAACACTTACGTCTGAAACGCCACGTAAACGAACATCAGCACCGAAAACCCAACGATCATTAAGGTGATCGAGAAATATTGCAACTGCATTGATTTCCACGTTTCCTTGGCAGTTGCTGTCCCTAAGGTTTTCATTGCTTCCTTCACAGCAATAGGACTATCTTGGAATATCCATGGCATAACCAGCACAATGTTCAGCAGTCCAAGCGCAGCACATATCCAACCAGAAATTGTGTACATGTTCACCCGAAACCACCCCAGAAAACTGAATCCTTCTTCTCCAAGCTCGGCGAAAATTGACTggaaaatcggtccaaccatcaGGCCTAAACTTTGTGCCAGTGCCATATAGGAAATCGTTTTCGTTCTTTCCGAAACCATGGTCGCTGAAGAAATGTAGGCTCGGCATATCGTTACTGCCGATGATCCAACTCCAACCAGCGCTCTggacaacaacaaaatgtagccCCGATTACTCGGAAATTCCCCCAACAAGGCATAGATCACGCTCCCTACAGTGAAAACTGCTGCCAGTAAAACTAGTGGCACTCGCATCGATGATAGCTTGTTCGTCCACCATCCAAACAAAGGACTAAATATCAGCTGTCCTAATGGAGTTACTGCAAATACGTACGCCAAAAACACCTTACTGACTGATGGTTCCAGCTGCAATCGAAATATGTCAGCCAACTGATTGTGTTtagacattattttattttataaacatTACTGTTTTCAGATAAGGCCACAGTCCAGTGGCAACTATTCCGAATGCTAGAAACATGAGGTACCCTACGAAATATACCACACGAATCGAAATCCATCGCTGGCGGTACTCAGTCGCTGTTTCTAAACCCAAAACGCGTTCCTTCTCCGGTTGGTTCAATGAAATCCATTGTAAAATGTGCT comes from Malaya genurostris strain Urasoe2022 chromosome 3, Malgen_1.1, whole genome shotgun sequence and encodes:
- the LOC131435263 gene encoding major facilitator superfamily domain-containing protein 8-like isoform X3, which gives rise to MEHILQWISLNQPEKERVLGLETATEYRQRWISIRVVYFVGYLMFLAFGIVATGLWPYLKTLEPSVSKVFLAYVFAVTPLGQLIFSPLFGWWTNKLSSMRVPLVLLAAVFTVGSVIYALLGEFPSNRGYILLLSRALVGVGSSAVTICRAYISSATMVSERTKTISYMALAQSLGLMVGPIFQSIFAELGEEGFSFLGWFRVNMYTISGWICAALGLLNIVLVMPWIFQDSPIAVKEAMKTLGTATAKETWKSMQLQYFSITLMIVGFSVLMFVYVAFQTLLSPIALDQFGWTNEESLFYLGILMTAGALISCILFLVLDPLCKRFSEIGVLVYGAMLALFLSQLLMIPVGTKPITAYIDVNSTTGCPPTQEWCQSIPPVTKIQFTISYTLLCIAFSIGTTLSQAVFSKLLGPRPQGTWMALLTCAGSAARIVGPGSVTAYVIVGTYWTFGASTVLSGIIFLWMWVYRNRLQPSKPDSVEELKVLSSTKQ